The genomic region TTTTTAAAGGGCTAACCTCTTTTTGCGATGAAATCGACGCTAAAGACTCACTGATTATACCATGGGAAAAAGAGAAAAAAGCAAGTTTAGATCCTTGTAAGATAAAGACAAAAGGTAGACTAATTTTGTTTATAGGCCCCGAAGGTGGTATTGCAGGTGAAGAAATCCAGAGGTTTAAAAGTCATCACACTATATCTTTAGGAAAAAGAATATTAAGGGCAGAAACTGCTGCAATATCAGCAACAACAGTAGTAATGTACGCTTTAGGCGAGCTAGGAGGTTAACAATTAATGTCAAAGGTTGCTTTTTATACACTAGGATGTAAAGTAAATCAAGACGAAACAGATAGCTTAGCACAGCTATTTAAACAGCACGGTTATTTTGTTGTAGACTTTACCGATAAAGCATCTGTTTATGTTATTAACACCTGCACTGTAACACAAGCTGGAAGTAGAAAATCCAGACAAATGATACGAAGAGCTGTTCGCAATGCACCTGATTCCTTGGTAGTTGTGACAGGTTGCTACTCTCAAACTGCCAGCGAAGAGGTAGCAAAAATACCAGGTGTTGACTTAATCGTCGGCAATGACAAAAAACATTTGATAGTAGATTTAGTTAATCAAAAGGAAAAATCAGAAGATAAAATTATGGTATCACCAAGGCAGAACTTAAGTGAATTTTACAACTTACCTATTCCTGCAGAAAGAAAAAGAAAGCGGGCCACTTTAAAAATCCAAGAAGGATGCGATAACTTTTGCACTTACTGCATCGTTCCTTTTGCTAGAGGCCCCATTAGGAGTAAGCCTTTAGATGAAGTTTTAGATGATGTAAAAAAATTAATTGATGAGGGGTTTAAAGAAGTTGTGCTAACCGGCATTCACTTAGGGTCATACGGAAGAGATAATGATAACGCCACTTCTTTAGCTGATGTGGTTAACCGATTAGGTGAAGTAGAAGGTTTAAAAAGAGTTCGCCTAAGCTCAGTAGAGCCAACAGATTTTGATGAAGACTTACTTAAAGCAATTGAAGCATCACCTAACCTTTGTAACCATTTTCACATCCCATTACAAAATGGAAGTGATGCTATTTTAGAAAAAATGGGCAGAAAGTATGACTCTCAGTTCTATCTAAATATCATAAACAAGGTTCGTAGCATAAAAAAAGATGCCGCTATAACAACTGATATCATGGTGGGATTTCCTTCGGAGAGTGAAGATAATTTTGATGAAAACATAGAACTTGTTAAAAAAGTACGGTTTAGCGACATTCATGTATTTAAGTATTCATTAAGAGAAGGAACTAAGGCAAGCAAGATGTCTAACCAAGTACCGTCAGACATAAAAGATATACGCTCGAAAAAACTTACTGCACTAGCCAACGAATTGAAAGAAGAGTATAACCAAAAGTTCATCGGAAAAGAATTAGACGTGTTATTTGAACAGCATTCTAATGGTTGGGTCTTTGGGCACAGTTCTAATTATATAAAGGTATATTGTGCAAAGAAAAAAGATATTATAGGTGACTTAAGGAGTGTGTCCATAAAGGATTTGCAAGATGATGGAGTTTTTGGTGAGATAAAAGGAATGTAAAAGACAGTAAATTCATATAGTATAGTGGAAAATAAAAAAATACCTCAGATAATAAATAATTTAGAGGATTTATGGGAGGATATTCACATGACAAAGATTTTTATCTTTGAAAGAAAAAGACTTTTTCCACTTGCTATTTTAATTTGTCTTTTAGTTGCAATAACTTTATATGACACTGTTACAAACAAAGCATCTTATCCAGTAGATGGTGAAATGATTTACGCCGTTAATGTTGACCAAGGTAAAATCCCACTACATAGAGAACTTGTTGTGATAGATAATCTAGATACATGGGTAAAGTTTCTTAACGAAAGGGATTTGCCTCACCCAGACTATTCCTTTGATGACAATAACCAAATAGCGGTCTTCGCTGTCAATTTTGATATCCGAAGTTTTGTTGAAAATGTAAACGAGTTTGGAGAAAAAGTCTACAACATAGTTTGCTCCGACAAAAAAGATGCTTATCAAGTCTATGTTATACCACAATCAAAGGATATAAATGTCAACGCAATAAACTGGAACTTTTATGATTCTAAAGGCAATAAGCAAGATGATATCAGCGTTAAAGTAAACCCAAGATAGATGAATTTATCTTTTAGAAGCAGGAAAAATTAATTTAACACGCGAATATAATATACAATGCATCGTAAGGGGGTGACTTTGTGTCTTGTCTTTTTTGTAAAATAGTGCAAGGGGAAATATCAACTGATAAGGTTTATGAAAATGATGATGTTTTAGCTTTTAATGACATCGAACCACAAGCTCCTGTCCACGTTCTGATTATTCCTAAAGATCACTATCCTAATATACAAAAGACCCCCTCAGAAGATGTAGCCAAAATTTTTGATGCAATAAAAGAAATAGCAAAGCAACTAAACTTAGACGAAGGTTTTAGGATTGTGAACAACTGCGGCAACTTTGGTGGACAAACTGTAGACCACCTGCACTTTCACCTTTTAGGTAAGAGAAAACTCAAATGGCCACCAGGTTAATTAACAGGTGATAATTGACAGTATCTAAAGTATTTTGTATAATAGAATTGTTATGCTATGGGTTTACCCAAAGCTTAATTATTTAGTGTGGTAGTACGAGGGGAGGGAAGCTAAGTGGCTGAAGTTAAAATTGGCAAAAATGAATCACTTGACAACGCCTTAAGAAGGTTTAAACGTACATGCCAACGCTCGGGAATACTATCAGAGGCTCGTAAAAGAGAATTTTACGATAAACCAAGTGTAAAACGTAAAAAGAAGTCAGAGGCAGCTCGCAAAAAGAAGAAACGGTTCTAATTTAGCTTAGTGCTGAAGGAGGAAGTAATCGTGAGTTTGGTAGAACGTTTGACAGATGATATGAAGACTGCCATGAAAAGCAAAGATAAGTTTGCCCTCACAGTAATAAGAATGATTCGTTCTGAGTTGAAGTATGCTGAAATAGATAAAGGTACTCCACTTAATGACGATGAGTCGTTTCAAATACTTAACAAGGAAATGAAAAAACGCCGCGAATCTGTAGAAGATTATACCAAAGCAGATAGACCTGAAGAAGTTGAAAAGCTTAAAAGAGAGATAGAGATAATCCAATCCTATCTTCCTGAGCAATTAACTGAAGAGGAAATTGAAGGTATAATTGATAATACAATAGCCGAAACTGGTGTTTCTTCAAAAAAAGAAATGGGCAAGTTGATGTCTGCAGTGATGCCTAAGCTACAAGGCAGAGCAGACGGAAAACTAGTAAGCCAGATTGTGAGCAATAAACTTAATTAAATCAAAAAGAGGCTGGGACAAATCCAGCCAAAACAAAAAAACGGTTCCTATCATTTTGTTGATTGGAACCGTTTTTTACTTAAAGTGGAAAGTGGAAAGTGGAAAGCGACAACGTCGTCCTGAGCCACGCCGAAGGATCTAGCCCGCAAGGGCGCAGGCCCCACACAACGAACCCCAGATGGATGAGAGTCCCCTATTTGGTTATGATGGATCACTGTCTCTGCAAACCAGTTAGGGATGGCCCAAAGCCATAAAACCCTTCACATGGTTCAAAAACGCTTCCCACCAATCAAACCCTAAAATAATATTACGAGCACCTTCAGCGGGCAAAGCAGGAGACAGGAATGCGAGATAGCCATGTCTTAAGTCTCCCCCTCGAAGAGGTAGGGGTTGACCACTGTGTCAACCCATCAGCAAATGGCTATCCAATGTGGCAGTGACCACCAAAACCTTGCTGTTACTAAGGTCATAGGGTGTTATGTACTTTGCTACCAACCTCCAACCTCACATCACTTATTACTATCTTTTAAGTGTAAATTGTCAATTGTAAATTGTAAATTCGCCTTTGAACTCCTGCCCATTAACCAACTTTCCGCTAACCCTAAAGTAGAACCAATATTAAAAAATTGGCCGCGAAAACGTATAAACTTGCTTATTCTGCTGGGTCTAAAAATAAATGTTTTGTAAGGGAGCACTGCAGTGCTCCAGCAGAAGTCATTAGGTTAAAAATAAAAGACTCCTCACTCCTAGAAGTAGACTCGCTAGCAAAGTGGAATTTAGAAAGCGAATTAAAACAGGGGCTTCCCACCAATCAAACCCTAAAATAATATTACGAGCACCTTCAGCGGGCAAAGCAGGAGACAGGAATGCGAGATAGCCATGTCTTAAGTCTCCCCCTCGAAGAGGTAGGGGTTGACCACTGTGTCAACCCATCAGCAAATGGCTATCCAATGTGGCAGTGACCACCAAAACCTTGCTGTTACTAAGGTCATAGGGTGTTATGTACTTTGCTACCAACCTCCAACCTCACATCACTTATTACTATCTTTTAAGTGTAAATTGTCAATTGTAAATTGTAAATTCGCCTTTGAACTCCTGCCCATTAACCAACTTTCCGCTAACCCTAAAGTAGAACCAATATTAAAAAATTGGCCGCGAAAACGTATAAACTTGCTTATTCTGCTGGGTCTAAAAATAAATGTTTTGTAAGGGAGCACTGCAGTGCTCCAGCAGAAGTCATTAGGTTAAAAATAAAAGACTCCTCACTCCTAGAAGTAGACTCGCTAGCAAAGTGGAATTTAGAAAGCGAATTAAAACAGGGGCTTCCCACCAATCAAACCCTAAAATAATATTACGAGCACCTTCAGCGGGCAAAGCAGGAGACAGGAATGCGAGATAGCCATGTCTTAAGTCTCCCCCTCGAAGAGGTAGGGGTTGACCACTGTGTCAACCCATCAGCAAATGGCTATCCAATGTGGCAGTGACCACCAAAACCTTGCTGTTACTAAGGTCATAGGGTGTTATGTACTTTACTACCAACCTCCAACCTCCAACCTCACATCACTTATTACTATCTCTTAATTGTAAATTGTCAATTGTAAATTGTAAATTCGCCTTTAAACTCCTGCCGACTAACCAACTTTCCGCTGATGGGTTTTGTCCCAGCTTTTTAAATTAGTTATCCAAAACATTTTTTTAAAAAATTAGTAAACAATAATTATAATTAAAGGAATTATTATACACAGGATAGAAATATAC from Proteinivorax hydrogeniformans harbors:
- the mtaB gene encoding tRNA (N(6)-L-threonylcarbamoyladenosine(37)-C(2))-methylthiotransferase MtaB codes for the protein MSKVAFYTLGCKVNQDETDSLAQLFKQHGYFVVDFTDKASVYVINTCTVTQAGSRKSRQMIRRAVRNAPDSLVVVTGCYSQTASEEVAKIPGVDLIVGNDKKHLIVDLVNQKEKSEDKIMVSPRQNLSEFYNLPIPAERKRKRATLKIQEGCDNFCTYCIVPFARGPIRSKPLDEVLDDVKKLIDEGFKEVVLTGIHLGSYGRDNDNATSLADVVNRLGEVEGLKRVRLSSVEPTDFDEDLLKAIEASPNLCNHFHIPLQNGSDAILEKMGRKYDSQFYLNIINKVRSIKKDAAITTDIMVGFPSESEDNFDENIELVKKVRFSDIHVFKYSLREGTKASKMSNQVPSDIKDIRSKKLTALANELKEEYNQKFIGKELDVLFEQHSNGWVFGHSSNYIKVYCAKKKDIIGDLRSVSIKDLQDDGVFGEIKGM
- a CDS encoding histidine triad nucleotide-binding protein — its product is MSCLFCKIVQGEISTDKVYENDDVLAFNDIEPQAPVHVLIIPKDHYPNIQKTPSEDVAKIFDAIKEIAKQLNLDEGFRIVNNCGNFGGQTVDHLHFHLLGKRKLKWPPG
- the rpsU gene encoding 30S ribosomal protein S21 is translated as MAEVKIGKNESLDNALRRFKRTCQRSGILSEARKREFYDKPSVKRKKKSEAARKKKKRF
- a CDS encoding GatB/YqeY domain-containing protein, with protein sequence MSLVERLTDDMKTAMKSKDKFALTVIRMIRSELKYAEIDKGTPLNDDESFQILNKEMKKRRESVEDYTKADRPEEVEKLKREIEIIQSYLPEQLTEEEIEGIIDNTIAETGVSSKKEMGKLMSAVMPKLQGRADGKLVSQIVSNKLN